In Candidatus Nanoarchaeia archaeon, the genomic window CGAGGTAAGACCGCATCGAAGCTTACGCTTCGAGATTCTGGAAACTCCAGAGCAGGCATTTGTCAGGAAGATGAAAAAGGAGGCTTAATAAACATGAAACGAATTAAGCTATCGAAGGGAAATACTTTCAGGATAGCACAGCTGCTAAGTTGTTAACCCTACTTTTTGCAAAGGGAAGGGTGCCGCCCCTTTTGCGAGGCAGCCCAACTGAACTTGAAAAGTTTAATTTACCGCTTGGCAGAAACTCCTGTAAGATTCCGATTTGCCTAAGACACCGCCTTTTCCGCACTTCCAATACTTGGCTGCTGCCAGTTCGCGAACCATAACCCTTTTAAACACTTGCCAATTTCATCCCTCTTATGGCATTCACCCATGGCAGATCCAGGCGTTCGACTTCAGGAGCCTACATCAGAAAGAACCTTAAAGGCAGCAGGCATTTTGCTTCTGGACGGAACCCTACGTTTACCAAGTTTGGCCCAAGGAAGATCAAGCAGGATCGCCAGAAGGGCGGCGGCACCAAGACACGACTCCTTATGGCAGATATAGTCAATGTTTCTGATGCGAAAACAAAGAAAACATTTAAGGTTAAGATTACCGGAATCCTGGAGAACCCTGCGTCATCAAACCTTGTCAGGAGAAATATCCTCACAAAAGGAACTGTAGTCCAGACAGAAAAAGGCAAGGCAAGGATTACCTCGCGGCCAGGGCAGGAAGGGACTGTGAGCGGCGTTTTACTTTCTTAAATTCATCATTAATTAGGGGTTACAAAAAGGAATGTTTATAAACTAACGTATGTTTTCCCGACGCTATGAATGAACAATATGCTTGCCCGGCCCATGGGCATATGCTGACAAAGGCCCTCAATGAGGATGGCACTATTGTCCAGCTTCCGGATGCCCTCAAGGCAAGAGAGCAGCATTATTACTGCCCAAACCCAGAATGCGGGATTAGGGTGGTTCCAGAGGGTGGTTGCATCAACCGGGCTACAGAT contains:
- a CDS encoding 30S ribosomal protein S8e, producing MAFTHGRSRRSTSGAYIRKNLKGSRHFASGRNPTFTKFGPRKIKQDRQKGGGTKTRLLMADIVNVSDAKTKKTFKVKITGILENPASSNLVRRNILTKGTVVQTEKGKARITSRPGQEGTVSGVLLS